In Topomyia yanbarensis strain Yona2022 chromosome 2, ASM3024719v1, whole genome shotgun sequence, one DNA window encodes the following:
- the LOC131681987 gene encoding cyclin-dependent kinase 7, which produces MESRLNRYEKIDFLGEGQFATVYKARDIETNEIVAVKKIKIGNREEAADGINRTALREIKLLHELHHENIIGLMDVFGHKSNVSLVFDFMDTDLEIIIKDPKILLTPANIKSYMIQTLRGLEYLHMHWILHRDLKPNNLLLSGSGVLKIGDFGLAKFYGSPNRLNTNQVVTRWYRSPELLFGARQYATGVDIWAVGCILAELLLRVPFLPGESDLDQLTRIFKVMGTPTEENWPDVKALPDYVQYKFVPPIPLRDIFTAAADDLIELINKMLALYPPSRCSCSEALMMPYFSNKPAPSLGSKLPMPASYYAGSKEEDKQPALKRKLPDSVDGGTLPKRLQF; this is translated from the exons ATGGAAAGTCGATTAAATCGCTATGAAAAGATAGATTTTTTGGGCGAAGGTCAG TTTGCCACAGTCTACAAGGCCCGGGATATCGAAACGAACGAGATTGTCGCGGTGAAGAAAATCAAGATCGGCAATCGGGAGGAAGCGGCGGATGGAATCAATCGAACTGCATTGAGGGAAATCAAATTGTTGCATGAGTTGCACCACGAGAACATTATCGGTCTGATGGATGTATTCGGTCACAAGAGTAACGTTTCCCTGGTGTTTGATTTTATGGATACAGATTTGGAGATTATTATTAAGGATCCGAAGATTCTGTTGACTCCGGCGAACATCAAGAGTTACATGATTCAGACACTGAGAGGACTGGAGTATCTTCACATGCACTGGATTTTGCACCGGGATCTGAAACCAAACAATTTGCTACTCAGCGGAAGTGGTGTCCTGAAGATTGGTGATTTTGGTCTGGCAAAATTCTACGGATCTCCGAATCGGTTGAACACCAACCAGGTAGTGACACGTTGGTACCGTAGCCCGGAGCTTCTATTCGGTGCCCGTCAGTACGCGACCGGTGTTGACATATGGGCAGTTGGTTGCATTCTAGCTGAACTGTTGCTTCGTGTGCCGTTTCTACCGGGTGAAAGTGATCTGGATCAACTGACGCGCATTTTCAAAGTTATGGGAACACCGACCGAGGAAAATTGGCCTGACGTTAAAGCGCTGCCGGATTACGTACAGTACAAGTTTGTTCCGCCCATTCCGCTGCGGGATATCTTCACGGCAGCCGCTGACGATCTGATCGAGCTAATTAATAAGATGCTGGCGCTGTACCCTCCGAGCCGATGCAGCTGTTCGGAGGCACTGATGATGCCTTACTTTTCGAACAAACCGGCTCCCTCGCTGGGAAGTAAACTGCCAATGCCGGCTAGTTACTACGCGGGAAGTAAGGAGGAGGATAAACAACCGGCGCTAAAGCGAAAATTGCCGGATAGTGTTGATGGGGGCACGCTGCCCAAGCGGTTGCAGTTTTGA